From the Oikeobacillus pervagus genome, the window TTCTGAGGATTTTTATCCACCCGTTCACCGAGTAGAAATTCATAGCTCGTTAAAGCCACCTGAGCCAAAGCAAGTAGAGGAAGAGGACTCAAAAGAAAGTACACAACAACCCAAATCTGATCAGCTAAACAAGAATGAACCAAATGAAGGTCAAAAGGATAACGAAACTAAAGCAGAAAATAAACAGCAAGCATCTTAATGTGTATTAGAGTTCGTTTGAAGATGGAAAGAATTATGAACAAAGTGGAGGAAGAATGTAAAGACCAAGAACAAAAAATTCGTCTTGGCATCTTCCCCTCCTTATGTATAGAAAAAAGGTGATTTGATTTGCGAAAACCACGGAAACGACTTGGAGATTTACTCATTGAATCTGGACTTATTTCTGATGATCAGTTACAAAAGGCATTAGCGGAAAAAGGAGAAGACCAAAAGCTTGGGGATGCTCTTCTACAAAGGGGTTATATTACAGAACAACAACTGATAGAAGTATTAGAATTTCAGCTAGGGATTCCTCATATAAGTTTATACCGTTACCCATTTGATCCAACATTATTTCATCTTATCCCGAAAGAAGTGGCAAAGCGACATTTAATCATTCCTTTAAAAAAGGAAGAAAACCGCTTATTCGTGGCGATGTCCGACCCCATGGATTATTTTGCGATCGAAGATTTACGTCTATCTACTGGTTTTCAGATTGAGACAGCGATTGCGACAAAAGATGATATTGTCCGGTCTATTAATAAATATTATGAGATCGATGCGGGGTTAGAGGAGTTTTTTGTTGAGGCAAAATCTGATCAACCGAAAAATGAAGCGGTTGTAGATGATGATTCACCAATCGTGAAATTAGTGAATCAAATTTTAGCCAATGCCGTTGCTCAAAAGGCAAGTGATATTCATATCGATCCTCATGAAACAAAAGTATTGATTCGCATACGAGTAGATGGCCTCTTGCAAACGGAAAGACAGCTGCCAAAGTATATGCAAAATATGCTGATTGCTCGTGTGAAAATTTTAGCGAATTTAGATATTACTGAACATCGTGTACCTCAAGATGGGCGTTTTAAAGCAACAGTTGATTTACGCCCCATTGATTTACGTGTTTCATCATTGCCGACTGTATACGGGGAAAAGATTGTCATGCGTTTACTTGATATGAGCAGTTCTTTAAATGATCTTCAACAATTAGGTTTTAATCAAGTAAATTTAAAGCGGTTTGAAAGTATGATCAAGCGGCCAAACGGAATTGTCTTGATTACAGGGCCAACAGGATCAGGGAAATCTTCTACGTTATATGCAACACTAAACCGATTAAACCAAGAAGAAGTGAATATTATTACGGTGGAAGATCCGGTGGAATATCAAGTAGAAGGAGTCAATCAAATACAAGTTTATCCTAATGTTGGATTAACGTTCGCAGCAGGATTAAGATCAATTCTCCGTCAAGACCCGAATATTATTATGGTAGGGGAAATTCGCGATAAGGAGACGGTTGAAATTGCTGTCCGCGCATCTTTAACCGGGCATTTAGTGTTAAGTACAATCCATACGAATGATTCCTTAAGCACGATTACACGATTAATGGATATGGGAGTTGAGCCATTTTTAATCGCCTCCTCAATCAATGGAATTGTTGCCCAACGGCTCGTGCGTAAAGTTTGTCGTGATTGTGCCCATAGAGAATCAGCTTCGAAACGAGAAATTGAGATTTTTGCTAGACGAGGAATTAAGATTGATCATGTAGTTCGTGGAAAAGGCTGTTCCTCTTGCAATATGACAGGATATAAAGGGCGACTTGCCATCCATGAAGTACTAGATTTGAGCGATGAAATCAAAAACCTCATTTTAAATGATGAACCATTTTCAAGGTTAAGAGAAGAAGCCAGAAGACAAAAGACGATTTTTCTTTTAGATGACGGTTTATTAAAAGTGAAGCAAGGACTAACTACGACAGAAGAAGTACTTCGCGTAGCGTTAATGGAGTAGGTAAAAATGAGAGAAAAGATAGATCATATATTATGTACTGCCTTTGAATTAAAGGCATCTGATATTCATTTAACCGTCGGGTCACCACCTATTTTTCGTATCCATGGAGATTTAAAGCGATATGGAAAAGAAATATTATGTCCAGATGATACGGAAGCGATGGCGAAAACAATTGTTCCAAAACATTCCTGGAATACGTTTAAAGACCAGGGAGAGCTCGACTTTTCTTATGGGATTGCAGGTGTATCGCGTTTTCGTGTGAACGCTTTTCATCAGAGGTCATGTATTTCTTTGGCGATCCGCGTCATCCCAACGAAAATTCCCACTATTGAGGAGTTATCATTGCCACCCATTTTGAAGCAAATAGCTAATAAGCCACATGGACTTGTGATTGTAACAGGACCAACAGGAAGTGGGAAATCAACAACACTTGCGAGCATGATCGATTACTTAAATCAAAATATCCCGAAGCATGTGATTACACTTGAAGACCCGATTGAATATTTACATAAACATGGGACATGTATTATCGATCAGCGGGAAATTGGATATGATACGAAGAATTTTGCGAGAGGGTTGCGAAGTGCTTTAAGGCAAGACCCTGATGTCATTCTCGTTGGGGAGATGCGTGATTTAGAAACCATTCAAACGGCGATCACAGCAGCAGAAACCGGACATTTAGTGTTAGCTACATTACACACTTCAAGTGCTCCTGCAACAATTGAACGAATCATCGATGTATTTCCAGCTGAACAGCAGCCACAAATCCGTACCCAATTGGCGACTGTCCTTGCTGCGGTCATTTCTCAGCGATTATTCCCAACAACCGATAAAAAAGGGAGAAGAGCTGCGATTGAAATTTTGCTTCATTCACCCGCCGTTGCAAATTTAATTCGCTCTGATAAAGTTCATCAAATCGTGAATATTATGCAAACATCGAAGCAACAAGGAATGCAGCTTATGGCAGATCATGTACGTGATTTATATGAAAAAGGTGTAGTCGTAAAAGAAACGATCGTACCATATCTCCGAGAAAGGGAGATGCTAAATGGCTCGGTTTAAATATACTGGACGGGATCGCAAAGGAAAAAAAACAGGAATAGTCACCGCTGATTCCCGAAAAGAGGCGATCCAAAAACTACAAAAAACGGGAGTTCGTGTCATTGATGTTCAACAGCTTCCTGAAACATTGTTTACAAAAGATATTATGATCGGCAACCCTGTGAAATTAGCGCATCTCGTTATTTTTTTACGGCAATTTTCTACGCTCATTCAAGCAGGTGTAACGATTATCGATGCCACCGTGATTCTATCCGAACAAACGGAAAGTAAAGCTTTACGTAAGGCACTTGTAAATATTCAACAAGAATTAAGAGATGGGATTCACCTTTCTGATGCCTGTGAAAAGCAAAAGAAAGTATTTGAACCGCTTTTTATTAATATGTTAAGGGCAGGGGAAGCGACAGGAAATTTAGATGAAACATTAGATGAGATGGCGACCCATTATGAAAAACAGCATCGTACAAAGCAAAAAGTGAAAGCTGCGATGTCATACCCTGCGGTCGTTGGGGTGATTGCGATCGGGGTCGTCATCTTTCTCCTCGTTTCCGTCGTTCCTACTTTTGTTGATATGTTTAACGATTTCGGCGGAGAATTGCCGGCAATCACAAAATTTGTCATTGGAGCTAGTAACTGGATGCAACAATATTGGTATTTTGTCATTGGGCTCATTCTCCTCTTTTTTGGTGGAATCTGGGCGCTCAAACAACGGAAAGAAACGAAATATTATGTAGATTTGGTTGTATTAAGAACTCCAATATTTGGAAAAATAGCTCAAAAGGCTGTGCTGGCGAGAATGACGCGGACCCTTAGTTCCTTGTTTTCTAACTCTGTCCCGATTTTACAAGCGATGACCATCGTTGAGAATGTCGTAGAAAATGAAATTATCGCCCGAGTCATTCATAAGTCAAAAGATTCATTAGAAAGTGGTGGCTCCTTAACAGAGCCGATGAAAAAACATTGGGCCTTTCCACCTTTAGTTTCTCATATGATCGCTATAGGAGAGGAAACAGGCTCTCTCGATACGATGCTTTCGAAAGTGGCCGATTTTTATGAAAGTGAAGTAGAGGCCTCAACAGATCAGCTTAAATCATTAATCGAGCCATTAATGATCGTGTTACTAGCAGGACTCGTCGGGACAATCGTTACATCTATCCTTGTACCTATGTTCGAAATCTTTAATACAGTCCAAACCTCCTGAAAAAATTGTAAAAAATGTAGAAATTTTGGTTGATTTTTTGGATGTAAAATATTAACATAGCATTATAGTTATTTTATACTAATACTTTTTTAGGGGGAAAAGGCGTGCTACAAAAAATGAAAACAAGATTAAAAGAGCAGAAAGGGTTAACATTAATCGAGCTATTAGCCGTAATTGTGATTTTGGCAATTATTGCAGCGATTGCGATCCCGGCGATAGGGAAGCTAATTGATAACACTAAAAAGGACGCTATAATTTCCAATGCACAACAAATGGAAAGTGCAGCAAAAACGTATATTAGTGCTGAGAGAAACTTTAAAATTCCTGGGGATATAACGTTAGATGAATTAATTAATAAAGGTTATTTAGATGAATTTGATGACCCAGATACAAAGCAGGCTTATACAAATGAACAGAAGCAAAACTCAAAAGTCGTAGTTTCAAAGAACACAACAACTAATAACACTGAGTATAAAGTAGTTTTAAAAGGTGAGCGTGGTATCGATACAGCTACAAAAGCATCTGCAATTACCAGAGGAGAAATTAAATAAAATTATTTATGAAAACCCTAATCTTCCTATACGCTCTCCTCTTCGGCTCATTCTTTAATGTCGTGGGCCTGCGGGTTCCGTTAAAACAGTCGATTGTAAAGCCAAGGAGTGCCTGTCCCCATTGTGGGCATCAGTTGACAGGGTGGGAGTTGATCCCTGTCTTATCGTACTTAATACAAGGGGGGAAATGCCGTGTATGTCGTGCACGGGTTTCCCCAATTTATCCTTTAACAGAGCTGGGAACGGCACTGTTATTTTTATATGCGTATCAAACTTTCGGCTTCACATTTGAATTTGTCATCGCTATTACGTTCCTTTCAATGATGATCATCATTACGGTATCTGATCTTGCTTATATGATCATTCCTGATAAAGTGCTATTATTTTTTAGCCTTGTCTTTATTGCGGAACGTTTGTATGTACCTTTAAACCCATGGTGGGACTCGATTGTCGGGGCTCTTGTTGGGTTTCTGCTATTATTGGCGATTGCCATCGTCAGTCGCGGCGGAATGGGCGGAGGAGACATTAAATTATTTGCTGTCATTGGCTTTGTCATGGGATGGAAAAACGTATTGCTCACATTTTTCTTAGCTTGTGCAATTGGAGCTGTCATCGGGTTGATCTTAATGGCTTTTGGAATTGTGAAAAAAGGAAAACCAATTCCTTTTGGTCCTTTTATTACGTTGGCGGCGATCATCGTCTATTTGTATGGTGATCCTATTTTTTCTTGGTATTTTACATTTTTTGATCGATGAGAAATGGAATTGACATCTAGTTAAAAAGGGGAAGATAGAATGGCTTTTCGACTATTTTCTAAAGTAAATAAAACAGCCAATCTTATTTTTACTGATTATGCCATTCGTTTCGTTGAAATGAAGCAAACAAGTCCTATGATCGTTCAACAATATGAGGAAAGGATTCTTCCATCTGGCTTGATCGAAAAAGGGTCCATTATCGATTATGAAGGCTTACTTGAAATCGTAGAAAATTGTGTGACGGATTGGAAGATTAAAAACCGGCCTGTACGCTTTAATGTACAGGACGACTATATTACCGTCCGAACGGAAACTCTTACAGAAGATTTAGAGGATGATGAGATCGAAAGCTACTTATTTTTACAAATTGGGAAGACGATTCATCTTCCATTCGAGGATCCTGTGTTTGATTCGGTCGTTGTCGGTGAGAAAGATGGAAAAAAAGAAGTACTATTAATCGCAGCTCCAGAAGAAGAAGTTCGGCAATATCAAAATTTACTAGAAGATGCCAAACTAAAACCTATTGCAGCTGATATCGATGCCCTTTGTTTGTATCGCTTATTTACCTTAAAAAATTTAACAAATCCAAAAGAGCATGAAATGGTATTACATATAAAGAAACGGACTTTAACGGCATCGATTTACAATGATCATCAACTAGCATTTATGAAACCTATTTTTTTCGGTGAGAAAGAAACAGTAGATGGTCAAATTTCAGAAGGAGCGTTTCTAGAAGATGCCCTAAATGAATGTCAAAATGTCGTCAATTTCTATGAAAATTCATTGCACAAAGGCCAAGTGCATATTGAGAAAATCTTTATTAGTGGAGAACATGAAAGACGAACCTTTATAGAAGACTATATCGAAAAATCGTTTGAGATGAAAATCATCAAGCAGGATGAAATGGTCGTAAAGGATAAAGACGGACGGGCGGTACCGGAAATCTATCATCCAGCAGTTGGATTGGGATTGAAAGAGGTGTAACGCGGTGTTAGTTGATATTAATCTATTACCGGAAAAAGAAACGAGAAGTAAAAGCGTTCTATATATTCTTTTGGTCCTCATTTTACTCGCGATCATCCTTGTGGTTACGAACTTTATTTTAATCCAAACAAAAAAAAGTGATTTAGCACTGCTTGAGTCTAAAATCAAAACGGCGGAACAACTACGAACGGCATTGGAGTCAAGCGTCGAAAATGATGAAAGTGAAAATAGTGTGGAGAAACTGAATGAAGCAGTTGAGTGGGCTGAATCAAAAAGAATTCGAACAGTTCCTGTATTACAACATTTAATTGAATTATTACCAAAACGGGGTTTTTTTCGGTCATTTTCTTACACATCGACAGAGAATTTAAAGCTTGAGGTACAATTTGATGTCAATAGAGAAGCGGCGTTTTATTTGATTGAACTTCAATCTTCCAAATGGATTCAATCTGTTCGACTTTTGTCTGTTTCAACAGATGAACTTGTGAAAGAAGGAGAAAAGTCAAACGATGATATGAAAATAAAGAAAGATTTGCCGAGATATATTGCCGAATATGAAATTTCATTAAAGGATACCAACATTAAAAAAGACGAAATGAAGACAGTCGATACAGTCGATAAAGAGCGAGGAGAAGATCAGCCATGAGTTTTTTTCAAGAGAAACGGAATATATGGATTCTCTCCTTAGCGATTCTTTTACTAATTGGAATCATAATGATTACATATATATTTTATTATCGCCCTGTTACCGAAGATATAAATAGAAAAGAAAAGCAATTGCAGTCTGAGGAGAAATTAATTGAAGTGTTGGAAAAGAACGATCGTTCGTCCACAACTCAAAATCGAGTGGTGACAAGCAATTTACAACAAAAAATACCAGTGAAGCCGATGACCGATAAGCTGTTATTAGATTTGGAAAAAGTTGAATTGATGTCCCATTGTTTGATTGAATCGATGGATTTTAAAGATGATGAAACGTCTGATGAAACGGGAATAGACGGAGCAGAGGAAAAAGGGAAGTCCCGGCCGGCTGAGATTAAAGAACTGACAGCGGAGTTAACCGTTATTTCTCCCGGATATTTTGAAATGCAGGAATTTTTATCTGGATTGGAACAACAAATCCGTACAATAAAAATTGAGGAAATCATTTTTGATGTCCCAGATGAAGCGACGAAACTAAAAGGAGAAGGAAAAGAGTTCACTTTCAATGTGACGATTCAGACGTACTATATGCCAAACCTAGTTGATTTATTAAAAGATTTGCCGAAAATCGATACACCTGGTCCAGCTAATAAGAAATCCCCCTTCGTGATTGTTGGGGATTAAATGAATAGGGAAGGCATCGTCTATGAATGAAAAAGGCTTTACTCATCCCTCCATCAGAGGCAACTTACGCAGTCACTGATCAAAAGGGAAAAATTACCGCGATCTGTTTAAAAGGAATGACAAAAAAACTTTGCTCCTATCAGAAAGGAAATGCCACCATCGAAGGGCCTGTTCCCATTCGGAAATTAATAAAAGAAAATATTACGGACAATTAAAAAATTTGACGAAAACCTTTCAGAACGAGACGACAAAAGTCTTGTTCTTTTTTATTTTCACTATGCTAGTATTAGCGAATGGAATAGAAGGTTAATTGGAATCGGGGAATACATGGCTAAGGACTTTCTAGCTTCCTTTTAAATATGAATATGGAAGAAGGGAGATATATTATGGACAAGCAGACGAAAAAATCAACGGTCAAAATTAAAATCGATGGGAAGGAACAAAAATTTGAAGATGATCTGCTTGTACATCATTGGAGTGGACAAGAAATGGCAGCTGCCGCAGAGAAAGATCAAAAGGAAGAAGATGACTTTGATTGGGTATTGCCTGATGAAGAAGCAGTCACTAAAAAAGAGGAGTTTCAACCGATGTATTATGTTCCAAAGCCAAAGCGAAAGAAACTCATGCTTCCAGGGAATTCTGGTAAAAGTATCGCTTCGATCATGTTTTCAATTGTAAGTGCGATGGTGATTGGAATCTCATTAGGATATGGAATCATTCATTTTATGCAGAAGGAAGATACCCCTAATTCCCAACCTACAAATCAAATGCTTCAAGAAAATGAGGGGAAGGATAGTAAAGCGGCTACTTCACCTCCAGAACAAAAGAAAGGGAGAGAGATTACCTTACCAGAATTGTCTACAAATATCGTTCAAGGTGGAGTATTTGGCGAGGAGGATGCTGCTAAAAAAGTGAAACAGTCGATTGCGGCGAAAGAGGTACCAGTTGAAATCGTCAATCAGGACGGAAATCAATTATTAGTTTTAGGGACAAGCAATGAATTGGGTACGGCTAAACTTTTAGGGGAAAAATTGAAAAAGAAAGATATGGATGTCTATGCAAAAAGCCTATCCATTTCTGGAACCGCATCCGAATTTTCGAAAAAAGATGAAGCCTTATTAACAGAAATGCTCGCATTATTTGATCAATCCTCAAAAGAAAGTATGGATATTCTTTTAAACAAAGAGGTAGACGATTCTACTATCGCTTCACTGCGAAAGAAAATCGAAAAACAAAAGACTAACAATGAGAAAATGATCCAATTACAAACCGCCCTATTACAAGCAACAAAGGAAATCGAGTCATTCCAACAGACGAAAGATATCAAAAATGGCGAAAAGGCACAGGGATATTTATTAAAATTCATGAAAATCTATTCAAAATAAAAGGTGAACCTGTATCGAGTGAGATGCAGGTTTTTTGTTGGTTTTGGAGTAGCGCAAATATTTAAGGGAAATAATCAAATCCTTTCGGTAAATGGTCAAACCTGAAAAAGAGGCCCTAGACATAGGAAAGTTTCCCCAGCCAATCGGTCAGATTTTCATCCTATTCTAAAGTTCAAGAATCATTCGTTCAAAAACCAAAGCATTTTCTGTAGAACATTGTAACTTAGTAACAAATTTGGTAAGATGATGATGGTGTATCTCCCTATTCAGATGAAGGAAAGGTGAATGATTGATTTTGGCAAACATCATATTATCCTCTACCTCCCCGAGAAGAAAACAACTCCTTGAACAAATAAATCTCCCTTTTACCATTCAAACAACCCAAGTGAATGAATCTTATCCGAAACATTTATCACCTAAAGAAGTGGTGATGTATTTAGCGAATAAGAAGGCAGAAGCGATTTCAAGTAAACAAGAAGATGCTTTTGTCATCGGTGCAGATACGATTGTCGTTTTCGAGAATGAAATTTTAGGTAAGCCTGAATCAAGTGAAGAAGCAAGGCAAGTTTTAAAGAAATTATCAGGGAATACCCATTCTGTCTATACGGGTGTGTCTATCCATTACAAACGAGAAAAAGAGATCTTTTATGAAAAAACTTTAGTTACTTTTTGGGAGTTAACGAATGAGGAAATCGAAGGCTATCTACATAGCGGTGAGCCTTTTGATAAAGCTGGTTCTTATGGAATTCAAGGAATAGGGGCCGCATTTGTAAGAAAAATTGACGGTGATTATTTTTCTGTCGTTGGCTTACCAGTAGCAAAAGTATATCGACAATTAAGAAGGATGGGCTATGTAGGGCCTCCGTTTTCCTTCTCGTCCTAAAAAAGAAGGGAGAGAAGAAATGACTAAGGAATCGTTTATGATTCGGGATGTCCCTCAAAAGGACCGACCCCGTGAACGAATGACCCAACACGGACCAGAAAGTTTGTCCAATCACGAGTTATTAGCGATTATTATACAAACAGGAACGAAAAATGAATCGGTCCTCCAATTAGCCAATCGCCTCTTAAATCACTTCGATGGGCTAAGGTTGTTGCAGACCGCCTCTTTTGAAGAGATGACCTCTATTAAAGGAATTGGAAAAGCAAAGGCCGTGCAAATTATGGCGGCAGTTGAATTAGGAAGGCGCATCAGCAACTTAAAATATGATGATCGTTATGTCATCCGCTCCCCAGAAGATGGCGCGAATTATATTATGAATGATATGCGCTTCTTATCTCAGGAACACTTCGTATGTCTTTACCTCAATACCAAAAATCAAGTTATCCACAAACAAACCATTTTTATCGGCAGTCTAAACGCATCCATCGTGCATCCACGTGAGGTTGTGCGCCCATAAGGGGATTTAGAAAATCTGTTCTAGCAAAGCAGTAGGGAATATCGCAATCTTTACCC encodes:
- a CDS encoding GspE/PulE family protein, producing MRKPRKRLGDLLIESGLISDDQLQKALAEKGEDQKLGDALLQRGYITEQQLIEVLEFQLGIPHISLYRYPFDPTLFHLIPKEVAKRHLIIPLKKEENRLFVAMSDPMDYFAIEDLRLSTGFQIETAIATKDDIVRSINKYYEIDAGLEEFFVEAKSDQPKNEAVVDDDSPIVKLVNQILANAVAQKASDIHIDPHETKVLIRIRVDGLLQTERQLPKYMQNMLIARVKILANLDITEHRVPQDGRFKATVDLRPIDLRVSSLPTVYGEKIVMRLLDMSSSLNDLQQLGFNQVNLKRFESMIKRPNGIVLITGPTGSGKSSTLYATLNRLNQEEVNIITVEDPVEYQVEGVNQIQVYPNVGLTFAAGLRSILRQDPNIIMVGEIRDKETVEIAVRASLTGHLVLSTIHTNDSLSTITRLMDMGVEPFLIASSINGIVAQRLVRKVCRDCAHRESASKREIEIFARRGIKIDHVVRGKGCSSCNMTGYKGRLAIHEVLDLSDEIKNLILNDEPFSRLREEARRQKTIFLLDDGLLKVKQGLTTTEEVLRVALME
- a CDS encoding type IV pilus twitching motility protein PilT, whose amino-acid sequence is MREKIDHILCTAFELKASDIHLTVGSPPIFRIHGDLKRYGKEILCPDDTEAMAKTIVPKHSWNTFKDQGELDFSYGIAGVSRFRVNAFHQRSCISLAIRVIPTKIPTIEELSLPPILKQIANKPHGLVIVTGPTGSGKSTTLASMIDYLNQNIPKHVITLEDPIEYLHKHGTCIIDQREIGYDTKNFARGLRSALRQDPDVILVGEMRDLETIQTAITAAETGHLVLATLHTSSAPATIERIIDVFPAEQQPQIRTQLATVLAAVISQRLFPTTDKKGRRAAIEILLHSPAVANLIRSDKVHQIVNIMQTSKQQGMQLMADHVRDLYEKGVVVKETIVPYLREREMLNGSV
- a CDS encoding type II secretion system F family protein; translation: MARFKYTGRDRKGKKTGIVTADSRKEAIQKLQKTGVRVIDVQQLPETLFTKDIMIGNPVKLAHLVIFLRQFSTLIQAGVTIIDATVILSEQTESKALRKALVNIQQELRDGIHLSDACEKQKKVFEPLFINMLRAGEATGNLDETLDEMATHYEKQHRTKQKVKAAMSYPAVVGVIAIGVVIFLLVSVVPTFVDMFNDFGGELPAITKFVIGASNWMQQYWYFVIGLILLFFGGIWALKQRKETKYYVDLVVLRTPIFGKIAQKAVLARMTRTLSSLFSNSVPILQAMTIVENVVENEIIARVIHKSKDSLESGGSLTEPMKKHWAFPPLVSHMIAIGEETGSLDTMLSKVADFYESEVEASTDQLKSLIEPLMIVLLAGLVGTIVTSILVPMFEIFNTVQTS
- a CDS encoding prepilin-type N-terminal cleavage/methylation domain-containing protein; amino-acid sequence: MLQKMKTRLKEQKGLTLIELLAVIVILAIIAAIAIPAIGKLIDNTKKDAIISNAQQMESAAKTYISAERNFKIPGDITLDELINKGYLDEFDDPDTKQAYTNEQKQNSKVVVSKNTTTNNTEYKVVLKGERGIDTATKASAITRGEIK
- a CDS encoding prepilin peptidase produces the protein MKTLIFLYALLFGSFFNVVGLRVPLKQSIVKPRSACPHCGHQLTGWELIPVLSYLIQGGKCRVCRARVSPIYPLTELGTALLFLYAYQTFGFTFEFVIAITFLSMMIIITVSDLAYMIIPDKVLLFFSLVFIAERLYVPLNPWWDSIVGALVGFLLLLAIAIVSRGGMGGGDIKLFAVIGFVMGWKNVLLTFFLACAIGAVIGLILMAFGIVKKGKPIPFGPFITLAAIIVYLYGDPIFSWYFTFFDR
- the pilM gene encoding type IV pilus biogenesis protein PilM, with amino-acid sequence MAFRLFSKVNKTANLIFTDYAIRFVEMKQTSPMIVQQYEERILPSGLIEKGSIIDYEGLLEIVENCVTDWKIKNRPVRFNVQDDYITVRTETLTEDLEDDEIESYLFLQIGKTIHLPFEDPVFDSVVVGEKDGKKEVLLIAAPEEEVRQYQNLLEDAKLKPIAADIDALCLYRLFTLKNLTNPKEHEMVLHIKKRTLTASIYNDHQLAFMKPIFFGEKETVDGQISEGAFLEDALNECQNVVNFYENSLHKGQVHIEKIFISGEHERRTFIEDYIEKSFEMKIIKQDEMVVKDKDGRAVPEIYHPAVGLGLKEV
- a CDS encoding Maf family protein; this encodes MANIILSSTSPRRKQLLEQINLPFTIQTTQVNESYPKHLSPKEVVMYLANKKAEAISSKQEDAFVIGADTIVVFENEILGKPESSEEARQVLKKLSGNTHSVYTGVSIHYKREKEIFYEKTLVTFWELTNEEIEGYLHSGEPFDKAGSYGIQGIGAAFVRKIDGDYFSVVGLPVAKVYRQLRRMGYVGPPFSFSS